In the Ornithinimicrobium pratense genome, CCTCGCGCGCGACCGGCGCAGCTGACGACAGCGCGGAGATGGACGGTCTGTTCGCCTCTGGTGAGCGCGCGGCGCAGCAGCACGACGAACGTGAGCGGACGGCCCGCCCGCAGACGGTGCCCGTCGGCGCCGCCGCCGCCGGGGCCTCCATGGCCTCGGGTGGTCCCACCCGGGCGGGTGGCAGCTCGGGGGGCGCGGGCACCGACGACGGGGATGACGACTCCGGTGGCCTGGATGAGGCACGGGGCACGGGTCTGCAGACCGCGGCGGTCATCGGCGTGATCCTGGCCATCCTGGCAGCTGCCTTCCTCATGGGCTGGTTCCTCATCCGCGGCCTGGGCGGTGAGGACGAGGCCTCCGGCGGCGGCACTACCGTGACCGCATCCGAGGAGACCCAGGGTGGTGGCGACACCGACGCCGCCACGGCGACCGAGGACACCGGCGGGCAGACGGCACCGCCCGAGCCGGAGCCGACCGAGGATGCGCCTGCAGCTGCGCCCGACGGGGCGGTCAGCATCTTGGGCATCACCTCCTTCGACCCCGAGGGCGACAACGACGAGCGCAACGACCTCACCCCGTTGGCCGTCGACGGCGACCCCGAGACGGCGTGGCGCTCGCACACCTACCTCTCCCCCAACTGGGGCTCCCTGAAGAGCGGTGTGGGCCTGATCCTGGACCTGGGCGAAGGCGCGACGGTCACCGAGGTCGAGGTCGAGCTGGACGAGGCCGGCGTGGGCGCCAGCCTGTGGCTCGCCGAGGAGCCGACCCGCGAGGGTGCCATCGAGCTGGGCTCGGGCACCGATCTGGAAGGCACCTGGACGGTGGCGCCGGAGGGCCCGGCGACCGGTCGGTATCTCATCCTGTGGTTCGACACCGCTGCGGCGACCGAGGCGGGCGAGGTCGTCGGCGTGCGCGAGATCGTGGTCCGCTGACCTCGGTGACGGTGTGAGCACGGGCACTGAGCTGGCCGAGGTCGACGACCTCACCCTGCTGCGTCGGCACCAGGACGGCGACCGCGACGCCTTCGGTGAGCTCTTCCGTCGCCACCGGGACCGCATGTGGGCGGTGGCCCTGCGCACCGCGCGCGACCCGGAGGTGGCTGCGGACGCGGTGCAGGACGCCTTCCTTAACGCCTTTCGCCGAGCCGGGTCCTTCCGCGGGGACTCCCAGGTCACGACCTGGCTGCACCGGATCACGGTCAACGCCTGCCTGGACCGGTTGCGTAGGCAGCGGCCGACCGCCAATCTGGACGACCACGACCCGGTCGAGCCCCGCGACGGCCACCACGCGGTGGAGGTGCGGCTGGACGTGCGGCAGGCGCTCGACCAGTTGCCGGAGGGGCAGCGGCTCGCGCTGGTTCTGGTCGACATGCACGGCATGAGTGTCGCCGAGGCGGCGCAGGTGCTCGAGGTCGCGGAGGGCACGGTGAAGTCCCGCTGCTCACGCGGCCGGGAGGCGATGGCCCGCCTGCTGCGTCACCGGGAGGATGAGCCATGACGACTGCCAGCGTGAGCCACGCCACGTCCGGTGGCCGGGTCGCTGAGGGAACCGGCCCGGGCGGCCGGTCGTCGTACCCCTGTAGGCGCCACCCTGGCCGCCATCTGACAGCGTCACCGAGTTCTGGGAGGAGGACGATCTGTCGTGTCTGGAGCTGCTGACCGCGACCGCGACGAGGTCGATCCCACCGGGATCCGTGACCTGCTCGCAGGCCTGCCCGACCCCGGACCCATGCCGGAGGACCTCGTCCACCGCATCGAGGCCAGGCTGGAGGTGGAGCATGCTGCCCGAGATCATGAGGCGTCCCGCCGTCTGGGGCGCCACGCGGACCGCGTCGTCGACCTGACTGCCGAGCGGGGCCGTCGGCGCCCTGGCCGCACCCTGGCCTGGCTGGGGGCCGCGGCCGCCGGCCTGGTGGTGACCGCCACCGTCGTCCCACAGCTGGTGGGCGGTGCCGACGGCGGCGACAGCGGCACCGCTGCCTACTATCCGACGCGGGGGCAGGCCGACACCGACACCAGCGAGATGCACGACGACAGCGCCGGGGAGGACGCAGCCGGCGGCGGCGGGAACGACACAGCCGGCGCCGACGAGAGCGACGCCGACGCGGAGCCGCGGTCCATGTCCTCCGTCGGTGACGAGGCAGCGGAGGCCCCGATCGCCGACGGCGAGACCGACGGCGGTGCGAGCCCGGCCGCCCCCGCGCAGCCGCTCGTCCCCCTGGACGGCACGCTCGTCCTACTCACCGACCTGGGCCTGGTCGAGCACGACACCCTGACCGAGACGCTGCTCCACGCCGTGGACGAGCACGAGGCAAGCTCGACCACCACCCCGCGCACGTCCGATCTGCTGAGCGAGGGGGAGGCGACATCGTGCTGGCGAGGGCTGGCTGCCACCCACTCCTTCGACCGCTACGTCGCCGCCCCGGCCCAGATCGTGCTCCCGGACGGTCAGCGGGAGGGCGACCCCGTGGTGGTCCTCCTCGGCGTGCGCGACGACGGCTCGGCCCGGTCCTGGATCATGCCGCAGGACTGCACCCGCAACCCGGACACGCTGCCCGTCCTGGAGGGTCAGCGCCACGGCTGAGGCCTGCCCTGCCCGGCCGTTGCGGGCGGGGAACATCCCCGTTCTAGGATCTGTTGAGGAGACTACGCCCGCGATCCTCCCTGCGCCCGCCCCGCGGGCCGGTCAGAAAGGTGTCCATGAGCATCATCGTGCCCCAGCCCTCCGCTCCGTCGACCGAGGGTGAGGTCCGAGATGTCGTCATCATCGGATCCGGCCCGGCCGGGTACACCGCCGCCGTCTACACCGCCCGCGCCAACCTGCGCCCCCTCGTCTTCGAGGGGTCGGTGACCGCAGGTGGGGCCCTGATGAACACCACCGATGTGGAGAACTTCCCCGGCTTCCCCGACGGCATCATGGGCCCGGAGCTGATGATGAACATGCGCGAGCAGGCCGAGCGGTTCGGCGGGGAGATGATCCGCGACGATGTCGTTGAGATGGACCTGTCCGGCCCGGTGAAGACGGTCACCGACGGTTCCGGGGACGTCCACCGCGCCCGCAGCGTCATCCTGGCCATGGGCTCTGCCTACCGCGAGCTCGGCCTGCCGCGGGAGAAGGAGCTCTCTGGGCATGGTCTGTCCTGGTGCGCCACCTGCGACGGGGCCTTCTTCCGCGAGCAGGACATCCTCGTCGTCGGGGGCGGTGACTCCGCCATGGAGGAGGCAACCTTCTTGACCCGCTTCGCCCGCAGCGTCACCATCGTGCACCGACGCGAGGAGCTGCGCGCGAGCAAGATCATGGCCGAGCGGGCCCTGAACGACCCCAAGATCTCCTTCGCCTGGAACTCCGCCGTCACGGCGCTGCACGGTGAGCCCAAGCTGACCTCGGTGACCCTGACCGACACCCGCACCGGCGAGGAGCGGCAGGTCCCCA is a window encoding:
- the trxB gene encoding thioredoxin-disulfide reductase, with the translated sequence MSIIVPQPSAPSTEGEVRDVVIIGSGPAGYTAAVYTARANLRPLVFEGSVTAGGALMNTTDVENFPGFPDGIMGPELMMNMREQAERFGGEMIRDDVVEMDLSGPVKTVTDGSGDVHRARSVILAMGSAYRELGLPREKELSGHGLSWCATCDGAFFREQDILVVGGGDSAMEEATFLTRFARSVTIVHRREELRASKIMAERALNDPKISFAWNSAVTALHGEPKLTSVTLTDTRTGEERQVPTTGVFVAIGHDPRNELVRGQVALDDEGYVLVQGRTTATDVPGVFACGDLVDHIYRQAITAAGSGCSAALDAERYLAAQDDAGQPDPAAAQTPEPVGADA
- the sigM gene encoding RNA polymerase sigma factor SigM translates to MSTGTELAEVDDLTLLRRHQDGDRDAFGELFRRHRDRMWAVALRTARDPEVAADAVQDAFLNAFRRAGSFRGDSQVTTWLHRITVNACLDRLRRQRPTANLDDHDPVEPRDGHHAVEVRLDVRQALDQLPEGQRLALVLVDMHGMSVAEAAQVLEVAEGTVKSRCSRGREAMARLLRHREDEP